The proteins below come from a single Mya arenaria isolate MELC-2E11 chromosome 8, ASM2691426v1 genomic window:
- the LOC128244226 gene encoding growth hormone secretagogue receptor type 1-like has translation MSFEALLMTHPEYAAHKLILLYIPPILLVVGTFGNLFSFIILMKNTRKASTYSYLSVLAIMDLLVLYIGLLKLWIAQFLINVEEVNRVFCKAAVFLGYLCSEVSVWLIVAVTIERTIVVIFPLKAPRICNAKYAKIGITSIIVLFTCVNLHFLWSVDLHYTHGNNTVVAECKAKENFKYLVEQVWPWIDAALYSFSPFVFIFVLNLFIIRNVINANNARIMLRQHSSLSGRSGTQVRQRQDHGEVSRRITCMLFTFLITTLPMNIYIIYTSVTETPQEIEALVKRKLIDTISEMLMYTNHSINFFLYCATGKKFRSQVHSIMCTCNSKQILNRFRNRSNRSSFGSLRLFKLNTSRTDYVNCSQCNDTEVQL, from the coding sequence tgttttcttttatcATACTCATGAAAAACACGAGAAAGGCATCCACATACAGCTATCTAAGCGTGTTGGCCATAATGGATCTTCTGGTTCTCTACATTGGATTATTGAAACTGTGGATAGCACAATTCCTGATTAACGTCGAAGAAGTGAATAGAGTGTTTTGCAAAGCAGCAGTATTCCTTGGATATTTGTGCAGCGAGGTGTCAGTGTGGCTGATTGTTGCTGTTACGATTGAAAGAACcattgttgttatatttccACTAAAAGCGCCCAGAATTTGTAATGCAAAGTACGCTAAAATTGGAATAACAAGCATCATTGTGCTGTTTACATGCGTAAATCTCCATTTCTTATGGTCAGTGGATTTACATTATACGCACGGAAATAACACGGTTGTTGCGGAGTGTAAAGCTAAAGAAAACTTCAAATATCTCGTGGAGCAAGTGTGGCCGTGGATTGATGCTGCACTGTATTCGTTTTCcccatttgtgtttatttttgtgttgaATCTTTTCATTATACGAAATGTGATTAATGCAAATAATGCTCGAATAATGCTTCGGCAGCACTCGTCTTTAAGCGGACGTTCGGGAACACAAGTTCGACAGCGACAAGATCACGGAGAAGTTAGCCGACGGATAACATGTATGCTGTTCACATTTCTCATAACTACACTTCCaatgaatatttacattatatataccTCAGTGACAGAAACTCCGCAAGAAATTGAAGCTCTTGTCAAACGAAAGTTGATCGACACGATTTCTGAAATGTTGATGTACACCAATCACAGCAttaatttctttctttattgTGCGACTGGAAAGAAGTTTAGAAGCCAAGTACATTCAATTATGTGTACATGTAATTCTAAACAAATCCTTAACCGATTTAGAAATCGATCGAATAGGTCATCTTTCGGTAGTCTTcgtttgttcaaattgaataCTTCTAGAACGGATTATGTAAATTGTTCACAGTGTAATGACACAGAAGTCCAGTTGTGA